AGTCCCCTTGCCATTAAAGCAGGGATTATAATGTCATCACTTTCAAAGGTAGGCACTCCGCCTGCAATCTGTGTAGTCTCAATCGCGGCCTCCCACAGGGCATCAGGGGTTCCCTTGTGTATTCGCAAAGACTGTGGCGGGTCATGGAGTATAAGCCTTCCGGCCGATTGAAGCATCATGTATGTAACGGTATTTGTGGCATCCTTGCCATCCCGTGTAACGCCACCCAGTGTCATGAGCTGTCCGCTCGTATAACCGGGGCTTGACCTGGTTGCAAGCGCAGGCCATATCTTGTTCATCTCTGCTACCTTGAGATAAAAGAGATCAAGCAGCTCCTGTGCCTCATCGTGTGTGATCCTTTTTGCCTTGATGTCCGCATCATAGAATTTCCCAAGGTACTGATCTAAACGCCCGAATGAAATGCCATGCTGTTGCCCGTCAAGGCAGAGACATATCTGATAGAGGTATATGCACTGGATCGCATCATGAAATGTGCGGCATGGGTTTTCCATTATCCAGTTGAGGCTCTCTGCCATTCTTATTAGCTCTTTTTTCCTTTCTGGACTGGTTTCTATGACAGCAAGCCTTTCGCACTCCTTTGCATATCTCTTTGAAAAGGTAATGATCCCGTCGCATACTATTGTTATGGCGCGGTAGAAATTATATTTATAAACACTGTCGCCAAACATCACCCCTTCAAGCGCATCCATCTTTTCCTGGGCCTCTTTTCTGATGGCCCCAAAGCCTTTGTTTATGGCCTTTTCAAAGTTTGCCACAAAATGGCCTACAGGTGACTGGCAAACCCCCTTTATGCCAAAGGTTGAGACCCCGTTACCAACCGCCTTTTTATAACCATCAGGTATATATTCATCAACCTTTGCGCTCAGGCACTCCTTGCGCCAGAACTCACCAGTAGCGAGCACATATTCCGCATCCTTTTCATCTATATCATAGGGGTCTGTATCCCTTAAGGGAATGGTGCCAGCCTTTAATTCATCAAGAAACCAACTGAAGGATATCTCAGGATAAAGGGCGCAGCACCTGTAAGAGGTCCCCTGCCACCCTACAATAACCTCGTCTTTATTAATATGAACCGGGAGTTTTTCACAGAGGTTTTTAAAGTTCTTTGCCCTTTTTAGAATACCCTGAAGCTGAGGGTTTTCCATATAAAAATCGGTTACTATCTTATAACGCGCTATACATATCCTGGGCCTTGTAGAGCGGTATTTTTCACGTATCTTTGCCACGCGTGGTGTTATTGGGCTTAATGTGTACATAAATCCTCCAAACCTGGTAAACCCTATTAATTAAAGCCATTAATTAAATAATAACTTAAGTCATTGAGATTGTCTCGTCAAGTTATGATTCAGGCTTTTATCCATCAATATTAATTCTTAAACCTGTTCTGTATGCAACACAGAATATTTATAATTCCATCTATACATAATCGGCATTTTAGGCAAGTAAGATAAACTGAACCTCCATTTTAAAAAGATATTACTAAGACACTTTATTTTTGCTGTGTTTTTTATTATTATACCTCATCATATTATTTTTCTTATCCATCATGTTTCATTCAAAAAAGGAGGAGTGCAATGGCACGCCCATTAAAATGGACTCTGGGAGTTATTGGCGGGATTATCCTTTTGGTCATAATAGCGGTAATAGTTATTATTTCCAGTTATGACTTCAATAATCTTAAACCTGTTATATCAAAGGCCGTTCATGATGCAACCGGCAGGGAGCTTGTTATAGGTAGCGATATTAATCTTGGTATAGGGCTTACCCCCTCCCTGGTATTATCAGATGTAAGGTTCCAGAATGCGGAGTGGGGCACCAGAAAAGATATGGTTAATGTGGGCAGGTTTGAGTTAAAGGTCTCCTTGATGCCCCTTTTAAAAGGAAACGTAGAGGTGCACCGCTTTATTCTCAAGGATTTTGATGTATTAATAGAAACAGACAAAACGGGTAAGGGTAACTATCAGTTTGATACAGATAAAAAGGCCAAAACAGAGGAGAAAAAGCCCGATACTGAATCTGACGTCGGGGCAGCTCCGCCTGCATTTGCAGTGAATGAACTCGAAATAAAAAATGGCGTTATCACCTACAGAGACGGAAAAACAGGTAAGACTCAAAACCTGACCATCACTAATCTAACGACAGGCATCAAAGGTTTTGAAAACCCATTAACCATTGATCTTAGTGGTAAATATAATAATGAGTCATTTAAGGTATCAGGCACATTAGGGAGCATAAAAGGGCTAAATGACCCGGAGACCCAGTGGCCTTTAGACCTCTCTATAAATGCCTTTGGCGCAGTAGCTGGCATTAAGGGCTCAATAAAAAACCCTGCTGAGCAGAAGGGGATCAATATAGATTTTAATGTGAAGATAGATGACTGGTCAGGATTATCAAAGCTTGCGGAAACGGAGATACCTTTAAAGGATGCATTCGGCATCTCTGGTAATATAACTGACAGGGCATCAAAAAATTATAACCTGAGCGGTTTAAAGATCACCCTTGGCAAGAACCAGATCAATGGCTCATTAGGGATGAACCTTTCCGGCAAAGTCCCCTATATTGATGCTGTTCTCTCATCAAAGGAGCTTGATTTGAACTCTTTTATGAATAAGGACAAGGCGCCGGATAAACCGGCTGAACCATCGGTAAAGACTGATGAAAATACGGAAAGGCTCTTTTCAGATGAACCCCTTAACCTTGATTCATTAAAGGCAGTAAATGGTAAATTCAAAATCAATATAGACAAACTTGTTTTATCTGAAATGGTGCTAAACGCCCTTTCTGTTGACTCCACAATGAATAATGGTAGCCTTTCTTTAAAGCCTTTAAAGATGAATATGGGTGGAGGCAATATAGGTGTCAATCTGGATCTTGCCTCAAAGACCAATGATACTGACCTTTCTGCTGTAATAAATGTAAAAGGGCTGGAGCTTGCCGGGGTGCTTGAAAATATGGGCCTCAAGGATAAGGTTGAGGGTCTTGTAGATGCTGATGTAGATATCAAGGGCAGGGGGACTTCCATTGCTGCGATCATGGGTGGGCTGAACGGCTATTCAACTGTTGCAGTAAGTCATGGGGTAGTAAGCAACAAATATGTAAATATGCTTGGGAGTGATTTCAGTAAGGGTGTTATGAGGCTGCTTAATCCTGGGGCTGAATCAAAGGATTATACTGCCATAAAATGCCTGGTAACCAGGTTTGATGCCCGTGACGGAATAGCAGATGGAACTGTTCTTACTGTTGATACAGAGCTGATTAGCGTGGAAGGCGAGGGGAATATCAACCTGAAGACAGAGGTGATGGGGATATCTCTGATACCAACAGCAAAAAAAAGCGTTGCCGGGTATAACCTTAATCTGGGTGAAATAGCCCAGCCCTTTAAGCTTGGAGGCACCCTTTTAAATCCATCACTGGTTATTGATAAAGGGAAGGCAGCACTCTCGATAGGGAAGGTAATAGGTAAGGACGGGCTTAAAGGCCTTTTAAAAAAGTCATCTCCTGAGACAGCATCATCGGATGTGGATATATGCGCCTTAGCCCTTGAAGCAGCCAGGACTGGTGTGAAACAGGTTGTTGGGAAAGAGGCAGCGTTGGAGGCCGCAGCAAGTGAAGAGACACAACCAGCAGAGCCTGTTACCACTGAAAAACTGATAGAGGATGCGGTTAAAGACCCTAAGAAGGCGTTAAAGAACCTGTTTGGGAGGTAATATTATAAATCCTGGCATTGTAAGGACATCCGAAAAATGGGTCTTATAACCTTACAATGCCTTTTTATGAATTGACGAAAAAAAATTTGTGCTTTATTCTGAATTCAAAATTAAAATTCACATCCGGTAAGCTTAAGGAATGGTTATGATAAAATCAAAAAAAAATATAACATTAACTGCACAGTCGGACTTTCATTTTAAATATACAAAAGATATTATTTATTCAATTCGCAGGCTGATGCAGGCAGGAGAACTATACACAAAAGAGTTAAATAAGGTATATAACATTAGTTCTGCACAGCTCAATTGTCTTCTCACCCTTAACGAAAATGGATCATTACCTCCATCCCATATCGCAAGATTGATGATGATCAATTCAAGCACAATAACGGGTATTATTGACAGGTTGGAAGAAAAAGGTCTTTTAAAAAGGATGAGAATTTCCAAAGATCGCCGTATTATTACCGTTGAACTTACAAAAAACGGCGAAGTTCTTGCCAAAAATGCACCTCCCCCAATACAGTATAAACTGTTTGATGGTCTAAGCAAATTATCCGAAAATGACATAAAAAATATATCTGATTCTTTGCAAAAACTTACAGATATGCTGGATGTTCAGGATCTTGAGGTCACTTAAACTGTCATATTGATCCACACTCCCTATCCTGATTAATCCTTATAAATTAACTGGTTATCTTGATTAACCCTTCATTGTCTTGACATTTCACTTGTATTAATATAATTCTAGTTGAAATAATATTTGTAGGTATAATTTGAACTACAATAAAAGACCATGTTTGTTTTTTCAGATTAAGCCTTCACAGAGTGAAATTATGATTTTTTTAAAAAGGTGATAAAGTGTGTGGTATAGCAGGATGTATAGGCCGGAAAGATTTTAAAACAGTCAACCTTATGCTTGATGCCCTGGGCCATCGGGGGCCTGATGACAGGGGTATTTATATCAGTGGTGAAAGTGTGTTCGGCCATACCCGCCTTTCTATTGTCGATGTTGCAGGTGGACATCAGCCAATACTCTCTAATGGCGGCAGGGATGGGATCATCTGTAATGGTGAAATCTATAATTTTAGAAAACTAAAAAAAAACCTCTCAAATAGATATTCATTCCGGACTGATTCCGATTCGGAAGTAATCTTACACCTTTATAAAGAAAAAGGCCCGGATTGCGTAAAGGAATTGGACGGCATGTTTGCCTTTGCCATTTTTGATGATGATAATTTTATGATGGCAAGGGATCCGATCGGTATTAAACCTCTATATTACGGATATAAAGAGGATAATCTTTATTTTGCTTCCGAACTCGGGGCTATGTCTCTTGCAGGGCTTGATGAAGTGCACGAATTTCCGGCCGGTCATTATTATACACCCAAGGAAGGTTTTATAGAATTCTATAGAACCCCTGAAATAGAAGACCAGATGCTGACAGACATTGAGGAGGCAAGCAGCCTTATCCGTGACACCTTTATCAGGGCAGTCAAAAAACGGTTATTATCTGACCCTGACATACATGTGGGGGCATTTTGCAGCGGCGGGCTTGACAGCAGTCTTATAGCTGCAATCGCTGCCAATGAAATACATCATCTACATACCTTCGTAGTAGGTATGGAATACGATAATGGTGAATTCAGTGATGACATCAAGGCATCGAGAATTGCTGCGGATTATATTGGATCAAATCACCATGAGCTATTGTTTACAAAAAACGATTATTATAATGCTCTGCCGAAGGTAATTGAAAAGCTTGAAACCTATGATCCTTCACTGGTCCGCTGCGCTGTTCCATGTTATTTCACATGCAAACTGGCTGCTGATTATGTAACTGTTGTTTTAACAGGAGAGGGCGCTGATGAGCTATTCACAGGTTATCATTATATGAAGCACTTTCCTGTTAATAAACTTAATATGGAGGCACGTCGCTGTATAAACAATCTTCATAATATTAACCTGCAAAGGACGGACAGGATGGGAATGCTTTTCAGCCTGGAACTCAGGGTACCGTTTCTGGATAAAGAGATGATTGCACTCTCTATGAAAATCCCTCCTGAATTAAAAATAAGAGTGCATAATAATGATAAAATTGAGAAATGGATTTTAAGAAAGGCATTTGAGGGTACAGGCTATCTTCCTGAGGAAATACTGTGGAGGTACAAGGTTCAATACACCCAGGGGGCGGGTTGTGAGAGTCTGGGAGAAAGGCTTGCCCATGAACAGGTAAGTGAAGAAGATTATCAAAAGATAAAAGCTGAAAATCCCAATGCAGTAATAAACAGTAGAGAGGCGGCCTTTTATTATAAGATATTCAGGGAATTCCATCCTCAGAATTCCATACTTGGTTCAATAGGTATATGGTCAGGGTTTGATTTTTCCGAGGAACGCGAAGAGGTAAGAGGCACTGTTGATGGAGAACTGAAACATAATCATGATGAAAATAATTCAGAAATGGATAGAGTTTCCTCATAAATTTTAGATATTCCTTTCTGATAATATTTTTAAATGATGAAAAGAAAATTTCAAAGGAGAAAAAATAAAATGACACTTGAAACATACTACAAATATATTGTTATAGGAGCAGGAATGCACGGCCTCAGTACAGCCTATCATCTGGCTCTGGAGCTGAAAATAAAAAACAAAGGTACAGGGAGAGATATCCTTCTTATTGATAAATCAGCAATAGGCTCCGGCGCATCAGGAATCGCATGCGGAGTAATCCGCAACAACTACTTTCAGCCGGCCATGCAGGAATTGATTGCACACAGCGTGGGTATATGGGAACAGGACGCAGGAGGATACGGGTACCTTCCAGTAGGTTATATGCAGATTTCGCCGGAATCGATGCATGAAGATGTTAACAACATATATGAGAGGCAGAAGAACATTGGCTATGACTCAGAGTTTATTGAAGGAGAAAATGACTGCCTTGAATATATGAAGAATAATGTCTTCAGTGACTGGAAGGCACCGGGTGTAACCTCAATCCTTCATGAAAAAAAAGGCGGTTATGCAAACAACACAAAGGCACTCTATCGCCTTGCTGACAAGGCAGAGAACCTGGGAGTGAGGATACTGACAGGATGCGAGGTAATAGGATTTGCCAGCAATGGGTGTATTTCGGGAGTTGAAACTACAAAAGGCCATTTCAAATGCGATTATACAATTATAGGCGCCGGTCCCTGGGCAAACAGTTTCTGGGAAATGCTGGGTTTGCCGGATACGATAAAAGTAAAGGGTCTGGATGGAAAGGTGCATCCTGAAATAAAGATGTGGACCTATTGGTCTTTACAGGAAGGAACCCTTGGCGTTGAGCCCGATTATGGACTTGACAATAGAGGCAGGATGCCTCCGGTAATTCATCTTGATACTGATTCGCCCCTTTATTCAAGCGAAGACAATAGCCTGATAACAGATCGAATGTGGGGTATTTACTATAAGCCTGACTATCATTTCAAAGGTATTCAGGGCGGTACAACACCGGAACTTGTAACAAGCAATAGAGTTGCAGTAGACCCATATGGTATAGACTCCCCTGATTTTATTGTAGGGGCTGAATTTGCCCATACATGGACATCTGCCCTTGCCCACTGCCAGAAAAGATATGAAGATCAGTATCTTAAATTTAAGAAAGAACCATCAGGCGGACTCGGCGCCTTTACACCGGACAACTTTCCTGTCTTTGATGTATTTAATGAAAATTGCTATTTCATAGCGGACTCCAGTCACGGTTACAAGATGATAGGTGTCGGACAACTGGTAGCAAAGGAAATCCTTGGAGAAAAACAGAGTCTCCTCGATCCCTTCAGATTTAAAAGATACGAGACAGGGGAGCTGCTGCCGGAATCCAACAGCCCTTTTCCATGGAGTTGAGCTGTTTAACCTGTAGTTCATAACCAACGATGATTCAGTATAACCATGTATACAAGACCTTCGGACAGGGGAGTGACGCGGTAAATGCAGTTGAAGATATCTCTTTCAAGATTGAAAAGGGAGATCTGGTTGTATTTCTGGGCCCATCAGGCTGTGGTAAAACTACACTGCTCAGGCTTACAAACAGGCTTATCCCCCTTACACGTGGAAACATCCTCATAAATAATCAGGATACAACGACATGGAATGGTGTGAAGCTAAGGCAGTCCATGGGATACGCTATTCAGGAGATAGGACTATTTCCAAATAAAACCATATATGGAAATATAGCGGTTGTGCCCCGTCTTTTAAAATGGGATGAAAAGCGGATCAAAGAGCGTGTTGACGAACTTCTTTTCATGTTGAGACTGGACCCGGATGCAGTAAAAGAGAGGTATCCGACAGAGCTTTCGGGGGGACAAAAACAAAGAGTTGGAGTTGCAAGATGTCTTGCTGCTGATCCTGATATACTTTTAATGGATGAACCTTTCGGGGCTATTGACCCTATTAACAGAGAAGATATCCAGAATGAATTCCTGGCAGTCCAGGAAAAACTGAAGAAGACCATTGCCTTTGTCACCCATGATATTCAGGAGGCAATAAAAATGGGTGATAAAATAGCCATATTCCAGGCAGGAAAACTGATTCAGTATGATACCCCTGAAATAATTCTCACACGTCCGGCCAATACGTATATATCTGATTTTGTCGGTTCTGACCGGACTCTTAAGCTCCTCG
The sequence above is drawn from the Desulfatiglans sp. genome and encodes:
- a CDS encoding AsmA family protein codes for the protein MARPLKWTLGVIGGIILLVIIAVIVIISSYDFNNLKPVISKAVHDATGRELVIGSDINLGIGLTPSLVLSDVRFQNAEWGTRKDMVNVGRFELKVSLMPLLKGNVEVHRFILKDFDVLIETDKTGKGNYQFDTDKKAKTEEKKPDTESDVGAAPPAFAVNELEIKNGVITYRDGKTGKTQNLTITNLTTGIKGFENPLTIDLSGKYNNESFKVSGTLGSIKGLNDPETQWPLDLSINAFGAVAGIKGSIKNPAEQKGINIDFNVKIDDWSGLSKLAETEIPLKDAFGISGNITDRASKNYNLSGLKITLGKNQINGSLGMNLSGKVPYIDAVLSSKELDLNSFMNKDKAPDKPAEPSVKTDENTERLFSDEPLNLDSLKAVNGKFKINIDKLVLSEMVLNALSVDSTMNNGSLSLKPLKMNMGGGNIGVNLDLASKTNDTDLSAVINVKGLELAGVLENMGLKDKVEGLVDADVDIKGRGTSIAAIMGGLNGYSTVAVSHGVVSNKYVNMLGSDFSKGVMRLLNPGAESKDYTAIKCLVTRFDARDGIADGTVLTVDTELISVEGEGNINLKTEVMGISLIPTAKKSVAGYNLNLGEIAQPFKLGGTLLNPSLVIDKGKAALSIGKVIGKDGLKGLLKKSSPETASSDVDICALALEAARTGVKQVVGKEAALEAAASEETQPAEPVTTEKLIEDAVKDPKKALKNLFGR
- a CDS encoding MarR family transcriptional regulator gives rise to the protein MVMIKSKKNITLTAQSDFHFKYTKDIIYSIRRLMQAGELYTKELNKVYNISSAQLNCLLTLNENGSLPPSHIARLMMINSSTITGIIDRLEEKGLLKRMRISKDRRIITVELTKNGEVLAKNAPPPIQYKLFDGLSKLSENDIKNISDSLQKLTDMLDVQDLEVT
- the asnB gene encoding asparagine synthase B, which gives rise to MCGIAGCIGRKDFKTVNLMLDALGHRGPDDRGIYISGESVFGHTRLSIVDVAGGHQPILSNGGRDGIICNGEIYNFRKLKKNLSNRYSFRTDSDSEVILHLYKEKGPDCVKELDGMFAFAIFDDDNFMMARDPIGIKPLYYGYKEDNLYFASELGAMSLAGLDEVHEFPAGHYYTPKEGFIEFYRTPEIEDQMLTDIEEASSLIRDTFIRAVKKRLLSDPDIHVGAFCSGGLDSSLIAAIAANEIHHLHTFVVGMEYDNGEFSDDIKASRIAADYIGSNHHELLFTKNDYYNALPKVIEKLETYDPSLVRCAVPCYFTCKLAADYVTVVLTGEGADELFTGYHYMKHFPVNKLNMEARRCINNLHNINLQRTDRMGMLFSLELRVPFLDKEMIALSMKIPPELKIRVHNNDKIEKWILRKAFEGTGYLPEEILWRYKVQYTQGAGCESLGERLAHEQVSEEDYQKIKAENPNAVINSREAAFYYKIFREFHPQNSILGSIGIWSGFDFSEEREEVRGTVDGELKHNHDENNSEMDRVSS
- a CDS encoding FAD-binding oxidoreductase, yielding MTLETYYKYIVIGAGMHGLSTAYHLALELKIKNKGTGRDILLIDKSAIGSGASGIACGVIRNNYFQPAMQELIAHSVGIWEQDAGGYGYLPVGYMQISPESMHEDVNNIYERQKNIGYDSEFIEGENDCLEYMKNNVFSDWKAPGVTSILHEKKGGYANNTKALYRLADKAENLGVRILTGCEVIGFASNGCISGVETTKGHFKCDYTIIGAGPWANSFWEMLGLPDTIKVKGLDGKVHPEIKMWTYWSLQEGTLGVEPDYGLDNRGRMPPVIHLDTDSPLYSSEDNSLITDRMWGIYYKPDYHFKGIQGGTTPELVTSNRVAVDPYGIDSPDFIVGAEFAHTWTSALAHCQKRYEDQYLKFKKEPSGGLGAFTPDNFPVFDVFNENCYFIADSSHGYKMIGVGQLVAKEILGEKQSLLDPFRFKRYETGELLPESNSPFPWS
- a CDS encoding ABC transporter ATP-binding protein translates to MIQYNHVYKTFGQGSDAVNAVEDISFKIEKGDLVVFLGPSGCGKTTLLRLTNRLIPLTRGNILINNQDTTTWNGVKLRQSMGYAIQEIGLFPNKTIYGNIAVVPRLLKWDEKRIKERVDELLFMLRLDPDAVKERYPTELSGGQKQRVGVARCLAADPDILLMDEPFGAIDPINREDIQNEFLAVQEKLKKTIAFVTHDIQEAIKMGDKIAIFQAGKLIQYDTPEIILTRPANTYISDFVGSDRTLKLLAILKVSDAMMAVHENVVSNNENTQSAHNKLRNNNLEFMIVIYEGRPEGYVNDEALKDTDTEVTNVTRPFTRVIHEDESLRDVMSHMLVSKVRHLPVVDSEGLISGTISYRDIQRCIRDIYKKNKL